Proteins encoded by one window of Sphaerodactylus townsendi isolate TG3544 linkage group LG02, MPM_Stown_v2.3, whole genome shotgun sequence:
- the LOC125425800 gene encoding TOG array regulator of axonemal microtubules protein 1-like, with amino-acid sequence MTRKLGPRNTLESAEYVKVITASLNAKDFRERISAIRQLLADTESNQDLVVANIVKIFDAFKSRLHDSNSKVNQVALETMRQLIPLLKEKLSPVINMLIPALVDNNLNSKNPGIYAAATSVIQALCQHLDNYLLLQQFCTKAQFLSGKAKQDVTEILAELVVELYPRKPHAVEQKVLVVLWHLLGNMTNSGSLPGATGNIRTATAKLSKALFAQMGQNLLLQAASQPPHIKRTLEEFLDQAT; translated from the exons ATGACCAGGAAACTGGGCCCCCGAAACACCTTGGAAAGTGCCGAATACGTGAAGGTCATAACAGCTTCGCTGAACGCCAAGGACTTCCGGGAGCGGATCAGCGCCATCAGACAACTGTTAGCAGACACAGAGAGCAACCAGGACCTTGTGGTTGCAAACATTGTGAAG ATCTTTGATGCTTTCAAGTCCCGCTTGCACGACTCCAACAGCAAAGTCAACCAGGTGGCCCTGGAGACCATGCGCCAGCTGATCCCCCTGCTGAAAGAGAAACTCTCCCCGGTCATCAACATGCTCATCCCTGCCTTGGTGGACAACAACCTGAACTCCAAGAACCCTGGCATCTACGCTGCGGCCACCAGCGTCATCCAGGCCCTTTGCCAGCATTTAG ACAATTACCTGCTTCTCCAGCAATTCTGCACCAAAGCCCAGTTCCTGAGTGGAAAAGCCAAACAAGATGTCACTGAGATACTAGCTG AGCTGGTGGTCGAGTTGTATCCCCGGAAGCCTCACGCTGTGGAGCAGAAAGTCCTGGTGGTTTTGTGGCATCTCTTGGGCAACATGACCAACAGCGGCTCCTTGCCTGGAGCCACCGGCAACATCCGGACAGCCACTGCTAAATTGTCAAAAGCGCTTTTTGCACAAATGGGTCAGAATCTGctcctgcaggctgcctcccagCCCCCGCACATCAAACGGACCTTGGAGGAGTTCCTTGACCAGGCGACCTGA
- the LOC125427205 gene encoding pre-mRNA-processing factor 39-like gives MEYNGDLKQNEENILVCFDKAIGGPLPIKMRILFSQRKVEFLEDFGLDVNKLLGAYEEHQALLREQETLKRKAENGYEFACSSRGLLGCMTSDGM, from the exons ATGGAGTACAACGGAGACCTGAAGCAAAATGAAGAGAACATCCTTGTGTGCTTTGACAAAGCCATCGGCGGTCCCTTGCCTATAAAGATGAGGATTTTGTTTTCCCAGCGAAAAGTGGAATTTCTTGAAGATTTTGGTCTGGATGTGAACAA GCTTTTGGGCGCCTACGAAGAACACCAAGCCCTCCTGAGGGAACAGGAGACTCTGAAAAGGAAAGCCGAGAATGGGTATGAATTCGCGTGCTCTAGCAGAGGCCTCCTGGGCTGCATGACCTCAGACGGCATGTAA
- the FKBP3 gene encoding peptidyl-prolyl cis-trans isomerase FKBP3 — LVQFLAEHKLLGQIKNVAKTASKDQLITAYNQLFETKSFKGTESADQVSEQVKNVTIHEDKPKEAKPEEAVCEGPPKYTKSVLKKGDKVNFPKKGDVVHCWYTGKLEDGTVFDTNIQTAAKKKKASKPLSFKVGVGKVIRGVSMPWGRRSWSPPVNLPAVPVVGSDVSQAADKPSAFLSSIF; from the exons CTTGTTCAGTTCCTTGCAGAGCACAAGCTACTCGGGCAGATAAAAAATGTGGCCAAGACGGCCAGTAAGGATCAGCTGATCACCGCCTACAACCAGCTCTTTGAAACAAAG AGCTTTAAGGGCACCGAGAGCGCAGACCAAGTGTCGGAGCAGGTGAAGAATGTCACAATCCACGAAGACAAGCCCAAAGAAGCAAAGCCCGAGGAAGCTGTTTGTGAG GGGCCCCCCAAGTATACAAAGTCTGTTCTGAAAAAGGGCGATAAAGTCAACTTTCCCAAGAAGGGTGATGTCGTTCACTGCTGGTACACGGGGAAGCTAGAAGATGGAACAGTCTTCGACACAAATATTCAGACAG ctgcaaagaagaagaaggcatCCAAGCCGCTGAGCTTCAAAGTTGGTGTTGGGAAAGTGATCCGAGGCGTAAGTATGCCGTGGGGCAGGCGCAGTTGGAGTCCCCCTGTCAATCTCCCAGCTGTTCCCGTTGTTGGCAGTGACGTTTCCCAGGCGGCTGATAAGCCCAGTGCCTTTCTTTCCTCTATCTTCTga